The following is a genomic window from Rhodopirellula islandica.
TCCAAGTCAGCAGGGCGAAGTTGACCATTGCGATCGCAATGTAGGGCAGTTGCTTTCCAATCAGGAACTCAATGCGAGTGGTTGGCGTGACATAGAAATTGGTGATTGACCCGAGTTCTTTTTCTTTGGCGACGCTGACCGCCATCAAGATGGCGGGGATCAGGACCAGCAGCATGGCTGGGACACTGGGGACCATCGCATTGATACTCTCGAAACCCGGGTTGTATTGGTATCGCAGTTCGAGATCAGCAAAGGTCAAAGAGGGGGTGCTGCCATACGCTTTTCTCGCCAAGTCCTGGAGGTAGTTCAGGTGAACCCCTTGGGTGTACCCCACAATGGTTTCAGCGCGAAACGGCATCGCTCCATCGATCCAAGCCGAGATCTCGGGGGAATCGCCTCGAAGCAATTTCCTGCCGTAGTCAGGCGGGATCTCGATGGCCAATGAGACATCACCGGAAACCAGACGCGATTGGAGTTCCTGGTTGTCTCGAATCGGCGGTTGCTCAATGAAGTACCGCGATCCCGCGAAACTTTGGATGTAGTCACGACTCTGTGGCGTTTGGTCGAGGTCCAGCACGGCATAGCGGAGGTCTTCGACGTCGGTGGTCATGCCAAACCCAAGCACGAGCATCAGCAGCACCGATCCAATCAACGCGAATCCGAGCCGAATCGGATCTCGCATGACTTCCAATGTCTCGCGATAGGAATAGGCGAGCAGCCGGCGAAGGCTGAAACCGCGTGGACGCGGCGGAGCGTGGGGTTCGCTGGGCGAGGGGACGACCTGGATCGCGTCCGAAGTTGATGAATCACGGGAGGCGGTTTGTGTCGGATCAGATTCGTTCGCGGCGTCTTGGATGTACCCGACAAAGGCGAGGTCGAGCGTTTGTTCGCCACGAGCGTCGATCAGTTGTTGAGGTGAGTCGCACGCAAGAACTTTTCCGGCGTGCATCAGCGAGATGCGATCGCATCGCATCGCTTCGTTCATGAAATGGGTGGAAACGAAAATGGTGACGTGATCGCGACGGGAAAGATCGACCAGCAGACGCCAAAAGCTGTCTCGAGCGACTGGGTCGACTCCAGACGTTGGTTCATCCAGGATCAACATTTCCGGACGGTGCAAAATCGCAACGGCCAACGAGAGTCGTTGACGAACACCGAGCGGCAAGGAACCTGCCGATTGGTCCAGTTCTTCGACCAATCCAAAACGTTTCGCCAGTTCGTCGACACGTTGGAGCTTGTCGTCGATTGCGAACAGGCGAGCATGCAACAGGAGATTTTGTCGGACCGTCAGTTCCTCGTAGAGCGAAAACGCCTGGGACATGTAGCCCACCCGACGACGCGTCTCCAAGCTATGTGCATCGACCACTTTGCCGAACAGCTTGGCCGTTCCTTCGGTGGTGGGCAGCAGTCCGGTCAACATCTTCATCGTGGTGGTTTTGCCGCAACCGTTGGATCCAAGGAAGCCAAAGATCTCGCCACGCGAGATTTCGAAGCTGACATGATCCACTGCGGTGAACGCACCGAATCGCCGCGTCAAGCCGCTTGCGACGATTGCTGGTGAACTGCTCTTGGCTTCCAGAGGCGGGATCACCAAAGGTTCGGGATCACCCCGTTCATTTTCGGGCAGCAGTTGGATGAAGGCTTCTTCCAAGGTGGTTGCCGAGTCGCCTTTGAGCTGTTCCGGGGTGCCTTCGGCCAACACTTTGCCAGCATTC
Proteins encoded in this region:
- the rbbA gene encoding ribosome-associated ATPase/putative transporter RbbA, which translates into the protein MNDTQITAVSHRYKKTVALDDVSLVLPAGKMVGLIGPDGVGKSTLMGLIAGAKQIQTGQVDVLGGSMQDRHHRRAVCPRVAYMPQGLGKNLYAELSVAENLHFFGRLFGQGRRERNQRIARLLKATGLAPFHNRPAGKLSGGMKQKLGLCCALIHDPDLLILDEPTTGVDPLSREQFWRLIDEIRAQRSGMSVCVSTAYMEEAERFDWLVAMNAGKVLAEGTPEQLKGDSATTLEEAFIQLLPENERGDPEPLVIPPLEAKSSSPAIVASGLTRRFGAFTAVDHVSFEISRGEIFGFLGSNGCGKTTTMKMLTGLLPTTEGTAKLFGKVVDAHSLETRRRVGYMSQAFSLYEELTVRQNLLLHARLFAIDDKLQRVDELAKRFGLVEELDQSAGSLPLGVRQRLSLAVAILHRPEMLILDEPTSGVDPVARDSFWRLLVDLSRRDHVTIFVSTHFMNEAMRCDRISLMHAGKVLACDSPQQLIDARGEQTLDLAFVGYIQDAANESDPTQTASRDSSTSDAIQVVPSPSEPHAPPRPRGFSLRRLLAYSYRETLEVMRDPIRLGFALIGSVLLMLVLGFGMTTDVEDLRYAVLDLDQTPQSRDYIQSFAGSRYFIEQPPIRDNQELQSRLVSGDVSLAIEIPPDYGRKLLRGDSPEISAWIDGAMPFRAETIVGYTQGVHLNYLQDLARKAYGSTPSLTFADLELRYQYNPGFESINAMVPSVPAMLLVLIPAILMAVSVAKEKELGSITNFYVTPTTRIEFLIGKQLPYIAIAMVNFALLTWMGIHVFGVPMKGSLATLTLGAVFYVMATTGLGLVTSCFTSSQVAAVFATAIIAMMPTVQFSGMMQPVSTLSGSAQMIGSLWPTTYFMRMSVGAFTKGLGWQDLSPDLWTLVAFSPVFLLVSAALLRKQEE